The nucleotide window GAAGGGAAAAATCCTTCTaaagtccttcttatttgctGGATTTGCACCAGCAGCACAattactaatttttattttctctcttgcatTTACAGTCCACAtaagaaaactggaaaagtcATGTATGTACATTTAATCAAATGAATTGTATTTTTAAGTGTGATGTCTGATTTTGTTTAGTTAccaaatactatttttaaaaaatttaagtttcttttgtttgactgtataaaaattatttaagaaaccTTTCAACAGGAAGAAATAATGTTGTATGTAACAAGAGGCTAGAGTAAACCAgcttttggggagttttttggTAGCACAGTGGTCCTTATGATAAAAAAATGATTAATTCTAGCTGCCTTTTTACTTGAACTTTTTTGTTGCCTGCTTTGATGTATTTCTGTGCCATTGGTCACTGATGAATATTGAGTTGCTTTGAATCTCCCATCATGATGGAGAAGCTCATGTGATTctcagtattttatttatgaGTCACATTCATTTTTAGAGCAATACTTTGAGTTTTGCCAAAGGTGGGGAGTAGTCCTCCTGTCAGAGGGTGCCTTGAGTGACTGGGACTGGAGAATATCTGGATTTGAGAAAACACTGATTTCTGCATCCTGCATTCCCAGGGTGCGTTCGCCTACAAAATCACCTGGCTGTTCTTTAAAGTGGacatcagaagaaaaagagctgTTTGAACAAGGACTGGTGAGTTtgtttttacatatatatatatatatatatatatatatatatatatatatatatatatatatatatataatattttaaattgaattaatGAGTTTATCTTGAACAGTAAAGTAGTTGACATGAATAAGCATGTTGTATAATCACAATGCTGCATTAACTATGAGAAGTATAGTGTGTTCTGAAGGCAATCAGGTAATAAAGTAAAATCCTTTACTGTTGTAAGGTCTGCAGAGATTATATGGTTGTGCCAATTGTAAAAGGGTTGCTTTGCCAAGCACAAGGATTCCTTGGGATAACAGGCGGCAGAGTGCCTGAAATAGGTGAAGATACTTTAGTTAAGAATAACAGTAATTCTTACTACTGGATGCAGTTTCCTTCTTGGTAGAACATAAGTAGTGAGGTTCTTTACCATGGGTTTGCTGTAGTGTTTGTGCATTTTAATGAATCATGAGGTTTTGAACTTGTTTGACACATGCAGTGCCATGTCTGGGATGTCAGAGTTGGGGTCATTTCCATGTGCTTTGTTGCTTCAGGTGAAATTTGGCCGCAGGTGGACAAAAATTGCCAAACTGATTGGCACTCGAACGGTTCTGCAAGTCAAGAGCTATGCTCGGCAGTACTTCAGGAACAAGGTAaatggagcatccctggagctggcaaAAAGGTGTTTGCCAATGGGTAGCTTGGTTTTAATCTGTCTTTTCAGGGCACTGCTGTCAAAGCAGGTACTCTACTAATTCCCATATTCAGAGAAGTGAAATACTGTTATTTGCAGATTTAATTGTGAAGTCAGGCCTGATTTCAAATTCCTAGAGTGACCACTGGTTTTATTGCTGGTATAACTAAACAGTAAATGCAGTATAATTGAAAACACTGGTTTTCTACTACACAGCTCTTTCTACTGTGTTTTGTAGTTTTAGCTTCAGCCTTTTTTGAGATTTCATGGGCTTTAAGAAGAAATAACTACTTTCTAGGGCTTTTTGACTGGAAATACGTGCAAATTTATACTTGGCCTAAAGTATATTTATAATGCTGTGTAAAAGTCAGTTGCAATGgattaaattaaatgaaaatgaaaaattacttcagaataTCTGCTGTTCAAAGAAAACAGTCCTGATTATTTGGGAGGCAGAtgattttggtttgtttctccTTCCTAAAAGTGATTTATATTTTCCTAAGGCAAAAAATGGTGATTcagaaaaagaagagcaaagtcagTGTAGGAGCAGCCTTCCCACGGAAGATGGGGCAGGAATAGAAGCTGGAAACTTGAGAGGCCGGGCAGACCCCAACCTGAACGCGGTGAAAATCGAGAAGCTGTCAGATGATGAGGAAGTGGACATAACTGATGACATGGATGAACTGCTCACTCCTGCCTTCCaacaagaaacaggaaaatctgAATTATCTGTTATCCCAAAAAGTCCAGttgaagaaacaaaagcagtggAACAAGGTTTTTCATCTGCTGGCCACAGTTCTGCAACTGCTTTGCCTAAAGAAGATCCTCAGCACACCAGGCCAGAGACAGTGGATGCGTTGGTATTTCCTGCTGTGGCAGCAACGTGTTCCCAGCACCTGAATGGGGATAAATCTGTGAATTTGGATTACCAGCAGTACAACAGTCTTGTTGAGAAAGCTGAGCAAAGTGGACTAGTCACATGTCCTGCACAAGGAACCGATCAGGAGCTCAGTGAGGAGCAAAAAGACCTGGCTGATAATGgactgctttttccttcttcctgccAAGTGGATGAAGATCAccaagaggaagcagaggagctgAAGCCACCTGATCAAGAAGTGGAGGTTGACCGAAGCATCATTCTGGAAGAAGAGAAGCAGGCTATTCCTGAATTCTTTGAAGGGCGCCAGGCCAAAACACCAGAGCGTTATTTGAAAATCAGGAATTATATTTTGGATCAGTGGTGAGatgcattaatttcttttactgAAATAAGTGATTAAGATGTCCTGGTCTGATGTAGTTATAACACTACTTAGCACTAATAGCTTACTTCTGAATAGAGTGAAATTAATTGTATGGTAGCTTGCCAGTGAAGAGCATTCATTATTAATACTTCTTTTGCATCTTCCTGATTTTTTCTCTGGCATTCTGGAAGCTGAGCAATGAAAATACTTTGAAGCATTAAGAAAATGAATGTTCTGTACCAGAACAGGCTGCATTTATTTTGGCTGTGCTATTTCCTTGCCATTTTTGCCATCCTATGCATAAGAATGGTTTTAACAAATGGTTCCTTAAAATAATCAATGGCATTAATTCCATAGCCCTGCCTTTacagaaaggcagcaggaagTAACAGTATGTACTAGAGCAAATAGTGTTGACCAAAGGAATGCCTCAAATTAAGAATCAATTTGGAGTGGTGCTTGTgcacttaaatattttatattccaTCTGCAAAGGAGTGGTGTAAGGAAACATAGTGACTTGTAGTAGAAGGCTCAAGATAATTTGGTTGCCAGTTTTGGTTTGTGCTTGCTTTGAAGCAGAAAGAATTACTGAGTTTAACTCTGTCCTCATTCAATTGTCCTGTGCTCTGACAGGTTCTAGTTGCAAAGATAGACTAAAATTCCATTCAACACCAAGGAAGCGTTGAACTGAGAAGATTCAGTATCAGCTTAAATGAAGGAATAAATGCACAGAGAGTGAAAACAGGACCTCAGTTAAAGTGCCCCAATTCCTTCATCCCCCCTGTGGTTTGTTCTGCTCTTTGACCAGGTGCTGTGCTTTGTTTTAGGGAGAGATGCAAACCCAAATACCTGAACAAGACCTCGGTGCGGCCAGGCCTGAAGAACTGCGGGGACGTCAACTGCATTGGGCGGATCCACACCTACCTGGAGCTGATAGGAGCAATCAACTTTGGCTGTGGTAAAGATATTTCTGTTAGACCAGTCAGCAAAGAGCCTCTTCTGGTGCAGTACTGAAGGACTGCCCAGTGCTAGGGTGTGCTGCTCACACAGAGGATGCACATTCATCCTTGCTAGGAAGGACCTTCCAAGCAGGTTCTCTCATAACCTTGGAAATCTAGAAGAGTTTATAACCTATTAACAGGATTAGGAATTTTGGGTTTACACAAAACcttctggtttttctttttatttccctttcctcatGTTTAATCACACATCAGTTGGTGGGATGTCTGTTTTGTGTCATGCTTTTCTGTATGTGCTGATACCAGCTGTGTCTGAAATTCTGCCTTCCTTCTTATTAGGCAGAATTCAAGtaattgtttcttttcccaCACTAAATTATAACTATTTTCTAGATAAACACCAATGCCTTCATCCTCAGGACTAGTTTTTAAACAATTCAAGTGTTAAAATTAAGTGAACTGTTAAAAGTGAATATGCATCTGTAACTTGATGTTGGTTTAGAGGCTCTGAATGAATTTTGGTCCAAAGCTGAATGACAGTCACCTAGGAGGGGAGCAATAGCCTGCAATTACATTTTGTCCAAAGtaaagttattaaaaattatttagaaagaaGGAGgagattttgttgttttaaaagtGTAATGGGAGAGGGCTACATCACCACTCAGAATTATGACCATCAAGAGAtgtctttgctgtgagggttctgtttgctttctccCTGTGCCATTTGCTGTTGTCACTTACCCATGTCATTCCTGTGTGTgtggcagtgctgagcagccctgagctctgctgacaCGGGAATTGTCCCTTGTGTGTCCTGCAGAACAGGCCGTGTACAACCGGCCCCAGCCCGCCGACAGGAGCCGCTGCAGGGAGGGCAAGGACACGGTGGAAGCCTATCAGCTGGCCCAGCGCCTGCAGTCCATGGTACagcctgggggcagcaggaacaAGGGGAAAATCCTCCCAGCTTGCATTTATCTGCAAGCCAGGGCACCTCAGGGAATCTCTGCCCCCAGTTTCCTTAGGGTGCCCTGCAATTCAGGTGTCAGTCTTGGTACAGGTGTCTCACACCCACTGACATGTTCAGGTACTTCAGCTGTCTTGCAggccttcccctgcagcctgaaCTCCCTCCTCCCACCTCCCCATAATTTATTAGCCACAAAATAGTGAAGTGCATTGCAGTGTGTGATTAAGTTGCTTGCATTTCAACTGTTAAATACTGTAGGTATATGTTATGGCTTACTGAGAGCCCTATGCACACAATTAAAAGCAGCAGTAACTCATTTATAACTGCATGAATTACCAAGGCTTGTCAGAGTTAATTTTTATGTTCACACTTAATGTAGCATTTTTAAGTACTTCACAGCAAAGTAAATCAGTTGATGAGAGGAGAACTAAATCAATCCcacttgaaaaataataaattgaaaTGTAAAGAACTGTAGCATACACTAAATGTAAACACACTGAGTTTATAGCTTTGTGTGTTGTCTGAGCATTAATTCAGAGCTGAATATCAGTGCCCTGTTGCTGTCAGAGGTGCTGATATTCCATGGAACACTAGCAGGCTTTGCAGCCTTAAACCCCAAAAACTTTACCGATGGTAATTCCTGACAGATTATGAACTACTTAATTCTACAGAAATCCGGGgtgttctttattttctggGAATGTGTTGGAGTGTCAGTACTATTCCTGGGGCAGTGACCTTTTGGACAATGTCCTTTTGGCTGCCTGGATGAAGGAAATGCAGTTTTTCCAGGGTGATTTGACTCATGGTGGTTTCTTGCCTCAGCGCACGAGAAGACGGCGAGTGCGGGACCCTTGGGGAAACTGGTGTGATGCAAAGGACTTGGAAGGACAGACATTTGAGGTAACCCTCTTATGTTTTGAACTTACCTTAAATCATCAGTTCCTGCTAATTGCTGGCAGGTGCTGTTGCATCAAACAGACAAGGGAACAGTTGTGTCATAGGGATTTAACCTCTCTGGTGGAAGTGTAATTTGAAAGtactgcagcagctggcacatCTTCATGCTGATTAATACAGCTCCATTTGGGGTTTGCACAGGGGTTTTAGGCCCATAAAACTCGTTGCCTTGTCTTGTAGGAGATTTCATGACCCGTTGCTTTCAGTTAACTGCCTTTAGGGTAGCAGTAGGGGATGGGAGGATAacatttaaatgttattttttcagtCCCGTATGGTTTCCTCGTGCTCATTATGCAGGTGATAATGAGTTCCTAATATTAATTCTGCTACTAGCAATATCCCCAGTAATACTGTGGTTTATTAAGTGCTTAAAAAATTCATACAAGGTTAAATATTTTATGGGAGAATTGGAAAGAAATTGCATGTCTGTTCCTACAATTCGAAATTACATCAAAAGTGAAGAACTGTAAACATCCAATTCTCCTGTATACAAAGCCTTCTTAATTTTCAACCTTTCAGTAATTGCCTGTAACAATTACTTCCATAATGGTATCATGCCATACCCCATTTTTGAGTAATTGTGGGTTAATAATTCCAACGCTTCCTGTAAAATACATATTTGGATGGAAATAAAGGTTGAAAATATCCCTAAGGAGGGGGCATGATAAATTCTGGTCGTGGTTTGTAATGGCAGATGGTCATACCTGGATTTACACCTGGTTTGTGATGTGGGCTGTGATTTTACTGAATTTGAATGATTTGGAGAGTGAGAGAATTCTCTTATCAGGCACCTTGTGGACTTGATCTCACATTGTCATTTCTTCCACACTGCTTGGTTCTGCCATGGCTGTTGCCTCTATCCTGAGTAGTCTTGTAACACACAAATTATATTAAGAGGGCAGGGATATCAAGAATTTATTCTGGGCTGGTTTTGCAATCAGGGCTGGAAAAGCACTTCAGACATCGAAacattcaattttttaaaaaatcttttcagcATCTCTCAGCTGAAGAATTAGCAagaaggagagaggaagaaaaactgaaacCTGCAAAATCTTCTAAGGGTTCGAGACAAATCAAAAGGTATTTGATCACATCATGTTCAGACATAGATCTGCCAGAAATGGAACAAATGTCCTGTGGAGTGTCAGGCTGAAAACCTGCACAGCATTAATATGTATCCTGGTCTGAAATAGCAGGGATGCTTTTCAGATGTTCTGTGTTGGAATTCAGGAGTGTGGGAAGTGACATTTTGGTATTTGGTGGAAGCCATCCTAATGTGGGATGAGAAAATCCAGTGAAGAAAACAAGGTTATTCCTCCTCTACCAAGGAGACAGTGGGAGACTTGAAAAGTTTCCTCACTGTCCTACATCTTTAgagaaattttctttcattttatagTTCCTTTGATCCCTTTCAGCTGATACCATGCTGTTTGTTCACGGAAGAGAAGCAGGTATGTACCTCTTGAGTGAATTACCCTGAAGGCTCCATTGCTTGGGTTACTTTTCTTATCATTGTGTTTATCATTTCAGGAACCCTTTCAGGTGAAAGTGTCTTCTGAAGCACTTTTAATAATGGATTTGGTGAGCATTAAGTTTTATCTTTCAAAAAGCTGTGATGTGTATGCTGTGGGTTTGGTTCTTGTTTTTAATGAGCAACATAacaatacaaagaaaataaaacagagaagctgtggctgccccgtccctggaagtgttcaaggccaggttggatggagctctgaacaacctgttctaatggaaggtgtccctgcccatgacaggggggATAATGAGATAACCATTAAGGctcctttcaacccaaaccattctgtgattttttttttccagttagaCCTAGAAGTGTGAGAATCTAGTATTAAATAAAGCCCCTAAAATGAATGGGTTTTGTATTGTGCTTAATATACAACTATTGACCTTCTAGAAAAACTAATAAGAGCTTTGCTACTTTACTGAGAGCTTTACTACTTACTACTCTCTGTCATACTTTAAATGTAATTTGCTTAAAGCTACTTTCTGAAACAGACTGCCCTTCTGAAATCTATGGCTTCATTTTCTCCCAGTCTGGGAATTGATTTTGTGTTTGCAAAGCAACGTGTGGGTTTTTTCAAGAATAACAGGCTGTTCCAAAATGTGTGCAGTTGttcagcactgcccaggctgcagttTTTGAACTTCCACACACATTGCCTTGTGTATGGAAATGTTGCATTCTTGCACTACATCTGTGGTGTGTATATAATAAGCTAGTTTAACCTTTTCTGATTGCTTTAAATGGAAGTACTGGGTATTTGAGAGTCTTGAGTTGTCTTGAGTTTTCCTTCTACATTTCCTTGAGAAGTCACTGCCTTGTGAGAAATGCCACAACTTGGGCTTTCCTACTTGTTTGATGTCATTCCAGCACTCTCACGTGTCTCTGGCAGAAGTGATTGGGCTGCTCGGTGGAAAGTACTCTGAAGCTGATAAAATTGTGGAAGTAAGTGTTTGTCTTTTCACATGATTTCTCTAGAatattaaaactgaaattatcATAGTTACAATTTGAATAGATGTAACTTATTTCTAAAAGGCAActtattaaatatatattaaaattgAAGTTCATTACTGTAGTCTTTAAATATGAGAGTTAAGCTTACATTCAAGTGTCAACTGCATCATGAGAAAGGTCTGGTAAATGCCTCTTAAAACTCTGTAAGTTTTCTGTAACtgattcacagaattcacagaatcacaaggttggaagagatcttcaagatcattgagcccaacccatgccctaatgcctcaactaaaccctggcactgagtgccacatccaggctttgttaaacatacccagggatggggactccaccacctccccaggcagccattccaaaactttcactctttcagtgaaaaactttttcctaacatccaacctaaatttcccttgatgcagcttgagactgtgtcctctggttctgtcagtgctgcctggagagagaccaaccccacctgagcacagACACCTTTCAGGgggttgtagagagtgataaggtcacccctgagtctctttttctccaggctaaacatccccagttccctcagtggttcctcacagggttttgtgttcccagcccctctccagcctcgttgcctcctctggatgcactCAAGcgtctcaatgtccttcccaaactgaagGGCCAGAAtaggacacagcactccaggtgtgccctcaccagtgccaagtacaggagcagaatgacctccctgcttcTGCTGGCCACATCATTCCTGATACAGGAcaggagccattggccttcttggccactagggcacactgctggctcatgttcagccggCTGTCAaccagtacccccagg belongs to Haemorhous mexicanus isolate bHaeMex1 chromosome 9, bHaeMex1.pri, whole genome shotgun sequence and includes:
- the MYSM1 gene encoding deubiquitinase MYSM1 isoform X1; its protein translation is MAAAEEPEVDIEGDPAAAPGDHENTASSLLQDHYLDSSWRTGNSLPWTLDNSISEENRAVIEKMLLEEEYYLSNKSLSEKIWLNQKEVEKRSVKSPHKKTGKVMVRSPTKSPGCSLKWTSEEKELFEQGLVKFGRRWTKIAKLIGTRTVLQVKSYARQYFRNKAKNGDSEKEEQSQCRSSLPTEDGAGIEAGNLRGRADPNLNAVKIEKLSDDEEVDITDDMDELLTPAFQQETGKSELSVIPKSPVEETKAVEQGFSSAGHSSATALPKEDPQHTRPETVDALVFPAVAATCSQHLNGDKSVNLDYQQYNSLVEKAEQSGLVTCPAQGTDQELSEEQKDLADNGLLFPSSCQVDEDHQEEAEELKPPDQEVEVDRSIILEEEKQAIPEFFEGRQAKTPERYLKIRNYILDQWERCKPKYLNKTSVRPGLKNCGDVNCIGRIHTYLELIGAINFGCEQAVYNRPQPADRSRCREGKDTVEAYQLAQRLQSMRTRRRRVRDPWGNWCDAKDLEGQTFEHLSAEELARRREEEKLKPAKSSKGSRQIKSSFDPFQLIPCCLFTEEKQEPFQVKVSSEALLIMDLHSHVSLAEVIGLLGGKYSEADKIVEVHAAEPCNSLSTGLQCEMDPVSQTQASESLAARGFQVIGWYHSHPAFEPSPSIRDIDTQAKYQSYFSRGGAMFIGMIISPYNRNNPLPYSQITCLVISDEISSDGSYRLPYKFEMEQMLEEPQWELVFEKTRWIIEKYRFCHSSVPMDKIFHRDSDLTCLQKLLECMRKTLGKVTSCLIAEEFLTQIENLFLSTYKSEKNAEGSENEHSHELPV
- the MYSM1 gene encoding deubiquitinase MYSM1 isoform X2, with product MAAAEEPEVDIEGDPAAAPGDHENTASSLLQDHYLDSSWRTGNSLPWTLDNSISEENRAVIEKMLLEEEYYLSNKSLSEKIWLNQKEVEKRSVKSPHKKTGKVMVRSPTKSPGCSLKWTSEEKELFEQGLVKFGRRWTKIAKLIGTRTVLQVKSYARQYFRNKAKNGDSEKEEQSQCRSSLPTEDGAGIEAGNLRGRADPNLNAVKIEKLSDDEEVDITDDMDELLTPAFQQETGKSELSVIPKSPVEETKAVEQGFSSAGHSSATALPKEDPQHTRPETVDALVFPAVAATCSQHLNGDKSVNLDYQQYNSLVEKAEQSGLVTCPAQGTDQELSEEQKDLADNGLLFPSSCQVDEDHQEEAEELKPPDQEVEVDRSIILEEEKQAIPEFFEGRQAKTPERYLKIRNYILDQWERCKPKYLNKTSVRPGLKNCGDVNCIGRIHTYLELIGAINFGCEQAVYNRPQPADRSRCREGKDTVEAYQLAQRLQSMRTRRRRVRDPWGNWCDAKDLEGQTFEHLSAEELARRREEEKLKPAKSSKGSRQIKSSFDPFQLIPCCLFTEEKQEPFQVKVSSEALLIMDLHSHVSLAEVIGLLGGKYSEADKIVEVHAAEPCNSLSTGLQCEMDPVSQTQASESLAARGFQVIGWYHSHPAFEPSPSIRDIDTQAKYQSYFSRGGAMFIGMIISPYNRNNPLPYSQITCLVISDEISSDGSYRLPYKFEMEQMLEEPQWELVFEKTRWIIEKYRFCHSVPMDKIFHRDSDLTCLQKLLECMRKTLGKVTSCLIAEEFLTQIENLFLSTYKSEKNAEGSENEHSHELPV